CGGCGAGATTTGTTAAAGATTTTAAACTAGAAGCCGACCAGAATAAAAAGTTTGACTTAAAAATTAAAAGTATTGCCGAAAGTGTAACTAAAAGTTTAGAAAAATATAACCTAAACAAGGCCGCTGAAACAGTCTATGAAGAATTTTGGCATTGGTACTGTGACGAAGCCATAGAAGAAGCAAAAGCTGGAAAAATTGGGTATAAACAATTAAAGTCAGGTTTATTTGTATTTTTGAAACTCCTCCATCCTTTTATGCCGTTTGTAACAGAAGCTTGTTGGAAGGAATTGGGAAATGACACTTTACTACTAACCGAGTCTTGGCCTAAGATTAGTAATGGTCAAGATAAGGTATAGCTACAAGAAAGATTTACTTGTCCTTATTTATATCAACTTAGCAATACTTATTATCTTGTTTTCGTTGTTTAATATTCAGTCGCACAGAAATAAGGAGGTTGCTGTACTTGGTGCAACTGATAATAGTGACTATTGGGAGGAAATTACACTAAAACATCCAACATATAGAGATGCTTGGGTAGAACTAGGGAGAATGGATAAAGTTTACGAAATTGATCCAAACTATAATAGATAACTACTCTTTAACTGCTTCTTTTGGAGCTTCGCCCTCAGCTGGTGTTTCACCTTCTTTTGGAGCTTCGCCCTCAGCTGGTGTTTCACCTTCCACCGGTACTGGTGCCTCTACAACTTCCTCCTTTTGAGGTGGTTCAACTTTGGCAACTATTGATTCTCCATCTGTTATCACTGTAACTTTTGAATCAAGTTTGATATCTTTTACATAGATTGCCTGATCAACTTCGGCTAAAATAGATTGATCAACAACTATATTCTCAGGTAAATCTGTTGGTAATGCTTCTACTTCAATTTCGTCAAGTTGTTGAACAACAGTACCTAAGTTTTGTTTTTCAGCAGGAGACTCACCTATTAACTCAACTGGAATTTTTGCCTCG
This bacterium DNA region includes the following protein-coding sequences:
- a CDS encoding 50S ribosomal protein L25: MTIKLKTEKREVVGRKVKTLRKAGKIPANIFGKNIKSETIVVDAKEFREVFKTAGETQLIDLGGRSVLVSKVQVHPVSGDMLHIDFRQVDLKEKIEAKIPVELIGESPAEKQNLGTVVQQLDEIEVEALPTDLPENIVVDQSILAEVDQAIYVKDIKLDSKVTVITDGESIVAKVEPPQKEEVVEAPVPVEGETPAEGEAPKEGETPAEGEAPKEAVKE